One Alcaligenes ammonioxydans DNA segment encodes these proteins:
- a CDS encoding sigma-54-dependent Fis family transcriptional regulator has product MTFRHTFCPQTNETMWRQSWERCQTMQSELSAEPRDMSQGALRQLLEQQHHLLHHSAAAVQDLAALVRPHRSLVLLCDAQGTVLQQAGDPNFLRRAEQVALRAGVSWAENHRGTNAIGTALFCAQPIKIHGSQHYLPDNRILSCHAAPIYDPYGQIIGVLDISGPAELEHHYALDLAQLYARQINRQMLESLCSPARRLLHLHTDPGLLNSAFSGRLVLEDDIIVAADELAARMLRQHWQELPGQDLQSVLERAKNTSEALTLHLSSTTKPAPPARPVPTQAETAETQPLSPQQEQALAPALRAMQMGLSILLSGPSGSGKERMARELHRRHPSRGGPFVAINCAALPETLIEAELFGYEAGAFTGARRQGYAGKLRQAHGGVLFLDEIGDMPVGLQSRLLRVLQEREVQALGSERTHRLDFQLISASHQPLEKLVREGRFRADLYFRLQDYICTVPSLKERPDLGDYISRELVALSHGQVAPQLHPDALKKLQDYDWPGNYRQLRSVLLQIMVQDYPGRVWRIQDLPALPCLNAESPAPQEPAFAVTADHSRSRATAQSAAPTPKTLREQEYAAVQQALKQHQGNISKAARALGLHRSTLHRRLKTMSSFFTADDHRPESPESAWQ; this is encoded by the coding sequence ATGACTTTTCGACACACGTTTTGCCCGCAGACCAACGAAACCATGTGGCGACAGTCCTGGGAGCGCTGTCAGACCATGCAGTCCGAGTTAAGCGCAGAACCGCGGGACATGAGCCAAGGCGCATTGCGACAGTTGCTGGAACAGCAGCATCACCTGTTGCATCACTCTGCCGCCGCCGTACAGGATCTGGCCGCACTGGTACGCCCACACCGCAGTCTGGTCTTGCTGTGTGATGCGCAAGGCACCGTGCTGCAGCAAGCCGGTGACCCGAACTTCCTGCGACGGGCCGAACAGGTTGCCTTGCGGGCTGGAGTCAGCTGGGCAGAAAATCATCGGGGCACCAATGCCATTGGCACCGCTTTGTTTTGCGCACAACCCATCAAGATTCACGGCAGCCAGCACTATCTGCCTGACAACCGGATTTTGAGTTGCCATGCTGCGCCGATCTACGATCCTTACGGGCAGATTATCGGCGTGCTCGATATTTCCGGGCCGGCGGAGCTGGAGCATCACTATGCGCTGGATCTGGCCCAGCTCTACGCCCGCCAGATCAACCGGCAGATGCTGGAGTCACTTTGCTCACCTGCCCGTCGTCTGCTACATCTGCATACCGACCCCGGACTGCTCAATAGCGCGTTTAGCGGACGGCTGGTTCTGGAGGACGACATTATTGTGGCCGCTGATGAGCTTGCCGCCCGTATGTTGCGTCAGCACTGGCAGGAACTGCCGGGGCAGGATCTGCAGTCCGTGCTGGAACGAGCGAAAAACACCAGCGAGGCGCTCACCCTGCATCTGAGCTCTACCACCAAACCCGCTCCGCCAGCCCGCCCCGTCCCCACTCAGGCTGAAACAGCGGAAACCCAGCCCCTGTCCCCGCAACAGGAGCAGGCGTTGGCGCCTGCCTTGCGAGCCATGCAAATGGGTTTGTCCATCCTGCTGAGCGGCCCCAGCGGTTCCGGTAAAGAGCGGATGGCTCGTGAGCTGCACCGTCGCCATCCCTCACGCGGCGGCCCTTTTGTGGCGATCAACTGTGCTGCCCTGCCCGAAACCCTGATTGAGGCCGAACTATTTGGCTATGAGGCCGGGGCGTTTACCGGTGCCCGCCGTCAAGGCTACGCCGGTAAACTGCGTCAGGCGCATGGCGGGGTGCTGTTTCTGGATGAAATTGGCGATATGCCTGTGGGTTTGCAAAGTCGTTTGCTACGTGTGTTGCAAGAACGTGAAGTGCAAGCCTTGGGATCGGAGCGTACTCACCGTTTGGACTTCCAGTTGATCAGTGCCAGTCACCAACCCCTGGAAAAACTGGTGCGCGAGGGACGTTTTCGCGCGGACCTGTATTTCCGGCTGCAGGATTACATTTGCACCGTCCCCAGCCTGAAAGAGCGTCCCGACCTGGGCGACTACATTTCCAGGGAGCTGGTCGCCCTGTCACACGGTCAAGTGGCACCGCAACTGCACCCCGATGCCTTGAAAAAGCTGCAGGACTACGATTGGCCGGGCAATTATCGCCAGTTGCGATCGGTGCTGCTGCAAATCATGGTGCAAGACTATCCGGGGCGTGTCTGGCGGATACAAGACCTGCCTGCTTTGCCGTGCCTGAATGCGGAATCGCCCGCCCCCCAGGAACCGGCATTTGCCGTAACAGCCGACCACAGCAGAAGCAGAGCCACTGCCCAGTCTGCGGCTCCCACACCAAAAACGCTACGAGAGCAGGAGTACGCCGCCGTTCAGCAGGCCTTAAAACAGCATCAGGGAAATATATCGAAGGCGGCACGCGCCTTGGGTCTGCATCGCAGCACCCTGCACCGCCGTTTGAAAACGATGTCCTCCTTCTTTACTGCAGACGATCATCGTCCAGAAAGTCCGGAATCGGCATGGCAATAA
- the exaC gene encoding acetaldehyde dehydrogenase ExaC — MNLSDLKSMGLDLEFPFKSRYDNYIGGRWVPPVEGEYFDNVSPVTGQVFCQVARSGAADIELALDAAHKVRHQWANTAPAERSAVLLRIADRIEQNLERLAVAETIDNGKPIRETRAADLPLAVDHFRYFAGCLRAQEGSISDVDSTTVAYHFHEPIGVVGQIIPWNFPLLMAAWKLAPALAAGCPIVLKPAEQTPASILLLMEIIGDLLPAGVLNVVTGYGKEAGHALANSKRIAKIAFTGSTPVGREILHAAADRLIPATVELGGKSPNIFFEDVMQSDDAFLDKALEGLSMFALNQGEICTCPSRILIQESIYERFIERAVERVKRIQAGNPLHAGTMVGAQVSEKQMERILGYIDLGREEGAQRLIGGERNRLGQGLDDGFYISPTMLLGKNSMRTFQEEIFGPVAAVTTFKDEEEAIAIANDTEFGLGAGVWSRDGSRAYRVGRGIEAGRVWTNCYHLYPAHAAFGGYKQSGIGRETHKMALNNYQQTKCLLVSYSPNALGFF, encoded by the coding sequence ATGAATCTGTCCGATCTCAAATCCATGGGCCTGGATCTGGAATTCCCGTTCAAATCCCGCTATGACAACTACATCGGTGGCCGTTGGGTACCGCCTGTCGAGGGCGAATATTTCGATAATGTCTCGCCCGTGACCGGGCAGGTCTTTTGCCAGGTGGCCCGTTCCGGTGCGGCGGACATCGAACTGGCGCTGGATGCCGCTCACAAGGTGCGCCATCAGTGGGCGAATACGGCGCCTGCCGAGCGCTCTGCCGTTCTGCTGCGCATTGCCGACCGTATCGAGCAAAACCTGGAGCGTCTGGCGGTGGCAGAAACCATCGACAATGGCAAACCCATTCGTGAAACCCGCGCTGCTGACTTGCCCCTGGCCGTCGATCACTTCCGTTACTTTGCCGGTTGCCTGCGTGCCCAGGAAGGCAGCATCTCGGACGTGGACAGCACCACGGTCGCCTATCACTTCCACGAGCCAATCGGTGTGGTCGGGCAGATCATCCCCTGGAACTTCCCCTTGCTGATGGCGGCCTGGAAGTTGGCGCCCGCCTTGGCGGCTGGTTGTCCCATCGTGCTCAAGCCTGCCGAGCAAACACCTGCTTCCATCTTGTTGCTGATGGAAATCATCGGTGACCTTCTGCCTGCCGGCGTGCTCAACGTGGTCACCGGCTACGGTAAAGAAGCAGGCCATGCCTTGGCCAACTCCAAGCGCATCGCCAAAATCGCCTTCACCGGCTCCACACCCGTTGGCCGAGAAATCCTGCACGCTGCTGCCGATCGCCTGATTCCCGCTACGGTCGAGCTTGGCGGCAAGAGCCCCAACATCTTCTTTGAAGATGTGATGCAAAGCGATGATGCTTTCCTGGATAAGGCTCTGGAAGGCCTGAGCATGTTTGCCTTGAACCAGGGCGAGATTTGCACCTGCCCATCGCGTATTCTGATTCAGGAATCCATTTATGAGCGATTCATTGAGCGCGCTGTAGAACGCGTCAAACGCATTCAGGCAGGCAATCCGTTGCATGCTGGAACGATGGTCGGCGCCCAGGTGTCGGAGAAGCAAATGGAGCGCATCCTCGGTTACATTGATCTGGGCCGCGAAGAGGGCGCGCAACGCCTGATCGGCGGGGAACGCAATCGTTTGGGTCAGGGCCTGGACGACGGTTTTTATATCAGCCCCACCATGCTGCTGGGCAAAAACAGCATGCGTACCTTCCAGGAAGAAATCTTCGGACCGGTGGCCGCTGTGACCACCTTCAAGGACGAGGAAGAAGCCATCGCTATTGCCAATGACACCGAGTTTGGTCTGGGAGCGGGCGTCTGGAGCCGCGACGGCTCACGTGCCTATCGTGTAGGCCGTGGCATTGAGGCAGGTCGCGTGTGGACCAACTGCTATCACCTGTATCCGGCCCATGCGGCTTTTGGTGGCTACAAACAATCCGGCATTGGTCGAGAAACGCACAAGATGGCCCTCAACAACTACCAGCAAACCAAGTGCCTGCTGGTCAGCTACAGCCCGAACGCCCTGGGTTTCTTCTGA
- a CDS encoding iron-containing alcohol dehydrogenase yields MTVSEFFIPSHNILGPGALDQAMPIVGKMGFKKALIITDADLAKLGMAKMVADKLIAQGIHTAIFDQVQPNPTVANVNAGLEALKVQGADLIVSLGGGSSHDCAKGVALVASNGGKIADYEGVDKSAKPQLPLLAINTTAGTASEMTRFTIITDETRHVKMAIIDRHITPFLSVNDSDLMEGMPASLTAATGMDALTHAVEAYVSTIATPITDACAVKVVELVAKYLPVAVREPHNKKAREQMAYAQFLAGMAFNNASLGYVHAMAHQLGGFYDLPHGVCNALLLPHVQAFNMQVAGERLNEIGKLLSDNNADLKGLDVIAAIKKLADMVGIPKSLEELGVKREDFPVLADNALKDVCGATNPIQTDKKTIMGIFEEAFGKR; encoded by the coding sequence ATGACCGTTTCGGAATTCTTTATCCCCTCGCACAATATTCTGGGTCCTGGTGCCCTGGATCAAGCCATGCCGATTGTCGGGAAGATGGGCTTTAAAAAGGCGCTGATTATCACTGACGCCGATCTGGCCAAGCTAGGCATGGCCAAGATGGTGGCGGACAAGCTGATTGCACAAGGTATCCATACTGCGATCTTTGATCAGGTACAGCCCAATCCTACGGTCGCTAATGTCAATGCGGGCCTGGAGGCCTTGAAGGTGCAGGGCGCTGACCTGATCGTCTCCCTGGGGGGCGGTTCTTCGCACGACTGTGCTAAAGGTGTGGCGCTGGTCGCCAGCAATGGCGGCAAGATTGCCGACTACGAAGGCGTCGATAAATCTGCCAAGCCGCAACTACCACTGCTGGCTATCAATACGACCGCCGGCACGGCGTCGGAAATGACACGCTTTACCATCATCACCGACGAAACCCGTCACGTAAAAATGGCGATCATCGACCGCCACATCACTCCCTTCCTGTCAGTGAACGACTCAGACCTGATGGAGGGCATGCCGGCATCGCTGACCGCTGCCACCGGCATGGATGCCTTGACCCACGCCGTCGAAGCCTATGTCTCCACCATCGCCACCCCGATTACGGACGCCTGCGCGGTGAAGGTGGTCGAGCTGGTTGCCAAGTATCTACCTGTTGCCGTGCGTGAACCCCATAACAAGAAAGCCCGCGAACAAATGGCGTACGCGCAGTTCCTGGCAGGGATGGCATTCAATAACGCCTCACTGGGCTATGTGCATGCCATGGCGCACCAGCTAGGCGGTTTCTACGACCTGCCGCATGGTGTCTGTAATGCCCTGTTGTTGCCGCATGTGCAGGCTTTCAATATGCAGGTGGCCGGAGAGCGCCTCAATGAAATCGGCAAGCTGCTGTCGGATAACAATGCAGATCTGAAAGGGCTGGATGTCATCGCCGCGATTAAAAAACTGGCGGATATGGTGGGGATTCCGAAGTCGTTGGAAGAGCTGGGTGTGAAGCGGGAAGATTTCCCGGTTCTGGCAGATAACGCGCTCAAGGATGTGTGTGGTGCGACTAACCCGATTCAGACGGACAAGAAGACCATTATGGGAATTTTTGAGGAGGCGTTTGGGAAGCGATAA
- the efp gene encoding elongation factor P — protein MKTAQELRVGNVAMVNGDPLVVQKTEYNKSGRNSAVVKLKFKNLLTGSNSEAVHKADEKFEVVQLEKRECTYSYFADPMYVFMDEEYNQYEIEAESMGDALDYLEENMSVEAVFYEGRAISVELPTIIVREITYTEPAVKGDTSGKVLKPAKINTGTEISVPLFCNIGDKIEIDTRTGEYRSRVM, from the coding sequence ATGAAAACCGCACAAGAACTGCGCGTTGGTAACGTCGCTATGGTCAATGGCGACCCTCTGGTCGTTCAGAAAACGGAATACAACAAATCCGGTCGCAACTCCGCCGTTGTCAAACTGAAGTTCAAGAACTTGCTGACCGGCTCGAACAGCGAAGCCGTGCACAAAGCCGACGAAAAATTTGAAGTTGTTCAGCTGGAAAAGCGCGAATGCACGTACTCTTACTTCGCTGACCCCATGTACGTCTTCATGGACGAAGAGTACAACCAGTACGAAATCGAAGCCGAAAGCATGGGCGACGCCCTGGACTACCTGGAAGAAAACATGTCCGTTGAGGCCGTTTTCTACGAAGGTCGTGCCATCTCGGTTGAGCTGCCCACCATCATCGTGCGCGAAATCACCTACACCGAACCTGCCGTGAAAGGCGATACCTCCGGTAAAGTGCTGAAACCCGCCAAGATCAACACAGGCACCGAAATCAGCGTGCCTTTGTTCTGCAACATCGGTGACAAGATCGAAATCGACACCCGCACTGGCGAATACCGCAGCCGCGTGATGTAA
- the earP gene encoding elongation factor P maturation arginine rhamnosyltransferase EarP has product MNTAPVSQPVSIDLFCRVIDNLGDIGVCWRLARQLAASPDVAQLRLWVDDLHSFSRIQSEIQSGLQSQQLQGVDIEHWHDARQDYPAPHPFVIEAFACEPPDAMTRQLTADSHLWINLDYLSAEPWVQGCHGLPSPQANGANKYFFFPGFVPQTGGLLRESDLLARRDAFQQDDAAYQAMLNRLGVAQEHIQALLQGEMQQMFLFCYPDAPVLALPEVLSTRQQKTLLLVPESVAQRIPDLEQGNLLVQRIPAVNQADFDALLWRSALNIVRGEDSLVRAIWAGQPMLWQPYVQEEQAHLDKLQAWLDTGNLPEPVQALHLAWSSADQPGAAAALSRCLEPEVLRLWHQEARAYSAKLAEQADLASSLLSFYTQVARKR; this is encoded by the coding sequence TTGAACACTGCTCCTGTTTCTCAGCCTGTATCCATAGACCTGTTTTGCCGTGTTATCGACAATCTGGGGGATATAGGCGTGTGCTGGCGGCTGGCCCGTCAGCTGGCTGCCAGCCCCGATGTCGCTCAGCTGCGCCTGTGGGTGGATGATCTGCACAGCTTCAGCCGCATTCAGTCCGAAATCCAAAGCGGTCTGCAAAGCCAGCAGCTGCAAGGTGTAGATATAGAACACTGGCACGATGCGCGCCAGGACTACCCTGCGCCACATCCCTTTGTGATCGAAGCCTTTGCCTGCGAGCCGCCCGACGCCATGACAAGGCAACTGACGGCAGACAGCCATCTATGGATCAATCTGGATTACCTGAGCGCAGAACCCTGGGTGCAAGGCTGTCACGGTCTGCCCTCCCCGCAAGCAAACGGGGCCAACAAGTATTTCTTTTTCCCCGGATTTGTCCCGCAAACAGGGGGCCTGCTGCGTGAAAGCGATCTTCTGGCCCGCCGCGATGCCTTTCAACAAGACGATGCCGCCTACCAGGCCATGCTGAACCGTCTGGGCGTGGCGCAGGAACACATTCAAGCCTTGCTCCAGGGCGAGATGCAGCAAATGTTCCTGTTCTGCTATCCCGATGCACCCGTGCTGGCCCTGCCCGAGGTGCTATCCACGCGACAGCAGAAAACCTTGCTGCTGGTGCCCGAGTCGGTTGCCCAACGCATCCCGGATCTGGAGCAAGGCAACTTGCTGGTACAGCGTATCCCTGCTGTGAACCAGGCCGACTTTGATGCCTTGCTCTGGCGCAGCGCACTGAATATCGTACGCGGCGAGGACTCGCTGGTGCGCGCCATCTGGGCCGGTCAGCCCATGCTGTGGCAGCCCTACGTGCAGGAAGAACAGGCCCATCTGGACAAGCTTCAAGCCTGGCTGGATACCGGCAATCTACCCGAACCGGTTCAAGCCCTGCATCTGGCCTGGAGCAGCGCAGATCAGCCCGGTGCTGCCGCTGCCTTGAGCCGCTGCCTGGAGCCTGAGGTGTTGCGTCTATGGCACCAAGAAGCCCGCGCATATAGTGCAAAACTGGCTGAACAAGCCGATTTGGCCAGCAGTTTGCTGAGTTTTTACACCCAAGTCGCCCGAAAACGCTAA
- a CDS encoding DUF2863 family protein — translation MSQLNSKLLAQQPKEIQRLLTYTDALVRSGSQIEDRYWQGLTAQLLDKLYSGRRNTAVEQTLELLGSQQQHQHYEILMELAESHAECQQIEHEGVRYDALLFSAPLTAWTRYQLPQGVLKPQQHKELEDALRATVLAEGTLCALLPNLVNYDEMPQTYQQAYTWTRSLTAQALGRSQELPPLNKPEEASSLLADARFLIGVVMAPVGQPLFRWQQASDNLHADHLRYVEQWVERYSAIVTPLFTGCQLQFLAPNAYYVNNRESDREIRPLALKAGVTWLQTAVKLSPDHLRAVIVACGDEQVEEYRVGFSTLSSPTVIYGCIWPVLSQEEADSSFHNEDHIDIPDVIAALLSTLGLVQIQRLPGLHSTETCDDCNAPFFPDINGEMQHPELPDEIDLDPVQLH, via the coding sequence ATGTCGCAACTCAACTCCAAACTGCTCGCCCAACAACCCAAAGAAATCCAGCGTCTGCTCACTTACACGGACGCGCTGGTCCGTTCCGGCTCGCAGATCGAAGACCGCTACTGGCAAGGGCTGACCGCTCAATTGCTGGACAAGCTCTATAGCGGACGACGCAATACGGCCGTGGAACAAACGCTGGAACTGCTGGGCAGCCAGCAGCAACACCAGCATTACGAAATTCTGATGGAACTGGCCGAATCCCACGCGGAATGCCAGCAAATCGAACATGAGGGCGTGCGCTACGATGCGCTGCTGTTCTCGGCCCCCCTCACTGCCTGGACGCGTTATCAGTTGCCCCAGGGCGTGCTCAAGCCCCAGCAGCACAAGGAGCTGGAAGATGCCCTGCGCGCAACCGTTCTGGCTGAAGGCACGCTGTGTGCACTGCTGCCCAATCTGGTCAACTACGACGAGATGCCCCAGACGTACCAGCAGGCTTACACCTGGACTCGCAGCCTGACCGCGCAAGCCTTGGGTCGCAGTCAGGAACTGCCGCCGCTGAACAAGCCCGAAGAAGCCAGCAGCCTGCTCGCAGATGCCCGCTTTCTGATTGGCGTTGTCATGGCCCCGGTCGGCCAGCCCCTGTTTCGTTGGCAACAAGCCAGCGACAATCTGCACGCGGACCATCTGCGTTATGTCGAGCAATGGGTGGAGCGTTACTCGGCTATCGTCACTCCTTTGTTTACAGGCTGCCAGCTGCAGTTTCTGGCCCCTAATGCCTACTACGTCAATAACCGCGAATCTGATCGGGAAATTCGCCCCTTGGCGCTCAAAGCGGGGGTGACCTGGCTGCAAACCGCAGTCAAGCTCTCGCCCGATCATTTACGCGCGGTGATCGTGGCCTGCGGGGATGAACAGGTCGAAGAATACCGGGTAGGCTTTAGCACCCTTTCCTCGCCCACCGTCATTTATGGTTGTATCTGGCCTGTTCTAAGCCAGGAAGAGGCGGATTCCTCGTTCCACAACGAGGACCACATCGATATTCCGGATGTGATTGCAGCGCTGCTGAGCACCTTGGGCCTGGTCCAGATCCAGCGTTTGCCCGGCCTGCACTCCACCGAGACCTGCGACGATTGCAACGCCCCCTTCTTCCCGGATATCAATGGCGAGATGCAACACCCGGAACTGCCGGACGAAATCGACCTGGACCCCGTACAGCTGCACTAA
- the acnB gene encoding bifunctional aconitate hydratase 2/2-methylisocitrate dehydratase, with the protein MLDSYREHVAERAALGIPPLPLSAQQTAELIELIKNPPAGEEAFLVDLLTHRVPAGVDDATKVKASYLAAIALGTETCALISRERATELLGTMLGGYNISPLIELLDSPELGQIAANGLKNTLLMFDSFHDVQEKAEKGNVFAKEVLQSWADGEWFTSRPEVPESLTVTVFKVTGETNTDDLSPAPDAWSRPDIPLHALAMLKNPRPGIEPEEPGKKGPVSFIESLKEKGHLVAYVGDVVGTGSSRKSATNSVLWFTGQDIPFVPNKRFGGVCLGSKIAPIFYNTMEDAGALPIELDVSKMEMGDVIELRPYEGKAFKNGELIAEFQVKSDVLFDEVRAGGRIPLIIGRGLTTRAREALGLPPTTLFRLPQSPADSGKGFSLAQKMVGRACGLPEGQGVRPGTYCEPRMTTVGSQDTTGPMTRDELKDLACLGFSSDLVMQSFCHTAAYPKPVDVKTHHELPAFISTRGGVSLRPGDGIIHSWLNRMLLPDTVGTGGDSHTRFPIGISFPAGSGLVAFAAATGVMPLDMPESVLVRFKGEMQPGVTLRDLVNAIPLYAIKQGLLTVEKAGKKNIFSGRILEIEGLPNLKIEQAFELSDASAERSAAACTVRLNKEPIIEYLNSNITLLKWMIANGYEDERTISRRIKAMEAWLANPELLEPDADAEYAAVIDIDLAEIHEPIVACPNDPDDVKTLSDVSGTVIDEVFIGSCMTNIGHFRAASKLLEGKRDIPTRLWVAPPTKMDQQQLTEEGHYGVLGVAGARMEMPGCSLCMGNQAQVREGATVMSTSTRNFPNRLGKNTNVFLGSAELAAICSRLGRIPTREEYLADMGVLQANSKDIYRYMNFDQIEEFKEIADSVGL; encoded by the coding sequence ATGCTGGACTCTTACCGCGAACATGTTGCCGAGCGCGCTGCTCTGGGCATTCCCCCGCTGCCTTTGTCGGCTCAGCAGACCGCCGAGCTGATCGAGCTCATCAAGAACCCACCTGCCGGTGAGGAAGCATTTCTGGTCGACCTGCTGACGCACCGCGTCCCCGCCGGTGTGGACGATGCGACCAAAGTGAAGGCCTCCTACCTGGCCGCCATCGCGCTGGGCACAGAAACCTGTGCTTTGATCAGCCGCGAGCGCGCTACAGAGCTGCTGGGAACCATGCTGGGTGGCTACAACATCAGCCCGCTGATCGAATTGCTGGACAGCCCCGAGCTGGGCCAGATTGCCGCCAACGGCCTGAAAAACACCCTGTTGATGTTCGACTCGTTCCATGACGTCCAGGAAAAAGCCGAGAAAGGCAATGTATTTGCCAAGGAAGTCCTGCAAAGCTGGGCTGACGGCGAATGGTTCACCAGCCGTCCTGAAGTTCCCGAAAGCCTGACCGTTACCGTTTTCAAGGTCACTGGCGAGACCAACACGGACGATCTGTCGCCCGCCCCCGACGCCTGGAGCCGCCCGGACATTCCGCTGCACGCGCTGGCCATGCTGAAAAATCCGCGCCCCGGTATCGAACCCGAAGAGCCCGGCAAGAAAGGTCCTGTCAGCTTCATCGAATCCCTGAAAGAAAAAGGCCATCTGGTTGCCTACGTGGGTGACGTGGTGGGTACCGGTTCTTCGCGCAAGTCGGCCACCAACTCCGTGCTGTGGTTCACCGGCCAAGACATCCCCTTCGTTCCCAACAAGCGTTTCGGTGGCGTGTGCCTGGGCAGCAAAATTGCCCCCATCTTCTACAACACCATGGAAGATGCCGGCGCGTTGCCAATCGAACTGGACGTGTCCAAAATGGAAATGGGCGACGTTATCGAACTGCGCCCCTACGAAGGCAAGGCCTTCAAGAACGGCGAGCTGATCGCTGAGTTCCAGGTCAAGTCCGACGTGCTGTTTGACGAAGTGCGCGCCGGCGGCCGTATCCCACTGATTATCGGCCGTGGCCTGACCACCCGTGCTCGCGAAGCACTGGGCCTGCCTCCGACCACCCTGTTCCGCCTGCCACAAAGCCCTGCCGATTCCGGCAAAGGCTTCTCCCTGGCCCAGAAGATGGTTGGCCGTGCTTGCGGTCTGCCCGAAGGCCAAGGCGTGCGTCCCGGTACGTACTGCGAACCACGCATGACCACCGTTGGTAGCCAGGACACCACTGGCCCAATGACGCGCGACGAACTCAAAGACCTGGCTTGCCTGGGCTTCTCGTCCGATCTGGTGATGCAGTCCTTCTGCCACACCGCCGCTTACCCCAAACCTGTTGACGTCAAGACTCACCACGAGCTGCCTGCTTTCATCAGCACACGCGGCGGTGTTTCCCTGCGCCCAGGCGACGGTATCATCCACTCCTGGCTGAACCGCATGTTGTTGCCCGATACCGTCGGTACCGGTGGCGACTCGCACACCCGTTTCCCGATTGGCATCAGCTTCCCGGCCGGTTCCGGTTTGGTGGCCTTTGCTGCTGCTACCGGTGTGATGCCTCTGGACATGCCAGAATCCGTTCTGGTGCGCTTCAAGGGCGAAATGCAGCCCGGCGTCACGCTGCGTGACCTGGTTAACGCCATTCCTCTGTACGCCATCAAGCAAGGTTTGCTGACCGTGGAAAAAGCCGGCAAGAAGAACATCTTCTCCGGCCGCATCCTGGAAATCGAAGGCCTGCCCAACCTGAAGATCGAACAGGCTTTCGAGCTGTCCGACGCTTCGGCTGAGCGTTCTGCCGCCGCATGTACCGTGCGTCTGAACAAGGAACCCATCATCGAATACCTGAACAGCAACATCACGCTGCTCAAGTGGATGATTGCCAATGGCTACGAAGACGAGCGCACCATCTCGCGTCGCATCAAGGCCATGGAAGCCTGGTTGGCCAATCCAGAACTGCTCGAACCCGATGCAGACGCAGAATACGCCGCCGTCATCGATATCGACCTGGCTGAAATCCACGAGCCTATCGTGGCCTGCCCGAACGACCCTGACGATGTGAAAACCCTGTCCGACGTGTCCGGCACCGTGATCGACGAAGTGTTTATCGGTAGCTGCATGACCAACATCGGCCACTTCCGTGCCGCCTCCAAGCTGCTGGAAGGCAAGCGCGACATTCCAACCCGTCTGTGGGTCGCTCCTCCGACCAAGATGGACCAGCAACAGCTGACCGAAGAAGGCCACTACGGCGTTCTGGGTGTAGCCGGTGCGCGTATGGAAATGCCAGGCTGCTCGCTGTGCATGGGTAACCAGGCTCAGGTTCGTGAGGGCGCCACCGTCATGTCCACCAGCACCCGTAACTTCCCCAACCGTCTGGGCAAGAACACCAACGTGTTCCTGGGTTCGGCTGAGTTGGCGGCGATCTGCTCGCGTCTGGGTCGCATCCCCACCCGCGAAGAGTATCTGGCCGATATGGGTGTGCTGCAAGCCAATAGCAAGGACATCTATCGCTACATGAACTTCGACCAGATCGAAGAGTTCAAGGAAATTGCCGACTCCGTAGGTCTGTAA
- a CDS encoding GNAT family N-acetyltransferase has protein sequence MTATIHHDPQARLFYCDIENRRSVIEYELADAVMSITHTRVPPELEGRGIAGQLTRFALETAKNQQWKVRPVCSYAVVYMRRHPEYADLLA, from the coding sequence ATGACGGCCACCATCCATCACGACCCACAAGCACGTCTGTTTTACTGCGACATTGAAAACCGCCGCAGCGTCATCGAATACGAACTGGCCGATGCAGTCATGAGCATCACCCACACGCGTGTGCCACCCGAGCTGGAAGGCCGTGGCATTGCCGGGCAACTGACTCGCTTTGCACTGGAAACGGCAAAAAACCAACAGTGGAAAGTGCGGCCCGTATGCAGTTACGCGGTGGTCTATATGCGCCGTCACCCCGAATACGCCGATCTGCTGGCCTGA